Proteins encoded within one genomic window of Streptomyces sp. NBC_00523:
- a CDS encoding rhamnogalacturonan acetylesterase, translated as MLHENGAGAEAACRIFIAGDSTSVAREMSRAPMTGWGQVLPLFFDRRIEVVNCARAGASSRTFSERGRLDWILRNIRPGDYMLISFGINDAKPEKWLRTEAFGDFRTYLRHFVDGARSRNAHPVLVSTHERNTHDAHGNLSREHVEYAMAMSDVAVETSTPYIDLYHQSLSWWSELGDEGTRSFFIHLGPGEHPNYPEGFDDPGHLVPAGAIACARFVAYSLVTQQIIPANWTVDLDRQDFPPSAVTWLDDEAHAALTHSRTSGAGAEL; from the coding sequence GTGCTGCATGAGAACGGTGCGGGCGCCGAAGCCGCTTGCCGGATCTTCATCGCCGGCGATTCGACGTCGGTCGCGCGGGAGATGAGCCGGGCCCCGATGACGGGCTGGGGCCAAGTGCTCCCGCTCTTCTTCGACCGCCGGATCGAGGTGGTGAACTGCGCTCGCGCGGGCGCCAGTTCCCGTACGTTCAGCGAGCGCGGCAGGCTCGACTGGATCCTCCGGAACATCCGGCCGGGCGACTACATGCTGATCTCGTTCGGCATCAACGACGCCAAGCCCGAGAAATGGCTGAGGACCGAGGCGTTCGGCGACTTCCGCACCTACCTCCGCCACTTCGTGGACGGCGCCCGCTCCCGCAACGCGCACCCGGTGCTGGTGAGCACACACGAGCGCAACACCCACGACGCGCACGGAAACCTGTCGCGGGAGCACGTGGAGTACGCCATGGCGATGAGCGACGTCGCCGTGGAGACCAGCACGCCCTACATCGATCTGTACCACCAGAGCCTCTCCTGGTGGTCGGAGCTGGGAGACGAGGGCACCCGCTCCTTCTTCATCCACCTCGGGCCGGGGGAGCACCCCAACTACCCCGAGGGCTTCGACGATCCCGGTCACCTCGTCCCGGCCGGAGCCATCGCCTGCGCCCGGTTCGTCGCGTACTCCCTGGTGACCCAGCAGATCATCCCGGCGAACTGGACCGTCGACCTCGACCGGCAGGACTTCCCGCCCTCCGCGGTGACCTGGCTGGACGACGAGGCGCACGCGGCCCTGACCCATTCCCGGACCTCCGGTGCGGGGGCGGAACTGTGA
- a CDS encoding Ig-like domain-containing protein: MYPIARLRSVQPGRPEIVCTVELHGDKDPALPLRPGETVEFEFKVIPEGPGSRYYGYLMVESFSEAATIERAAGMSLLAVGDRYATSTVTGEERTARFALTVHENVPRHAFLVPQLRAGIIADGGSSLTASTRSVKQLGYRIAPLPPQGRKLMVPPGYRGALNGLTEGLGDGVRLVGVGPARFGETSVTPDGLVTYSPVAGFAGYDSFDYVLADPAERLTRAQVTVYVGDLTMTPGAIAG, from the coding sequence ATGTACCCGATAGCGCGGCTGCGCAGCGTCCAGCCGGGCCGACCCGAGATCGTCTGCACGGTGGAGCTGCACGGGGACAAGGATCCCGCGCTTCCCCTGCGGCCGGGCGAGACGGTCGAGTTCGAGTTCAAGGTCATCCCCGAGGGCCCGGGGTCGCGCTACTACGGCTATCTGATGGTGGAGTCCTTCAGCGAGGCCGCGACGATCGAGCGGGCCGCCGGAATGAGCCTCCTCGCGGTCGGCGACCGTTACGCCACCTCCACGGTCACGGGCGAGGAGCGCACCGCCCGCTTCGCGCTCACGGTCCACGAGAACGTGCCCCGCCACGCCTTCCTCGTCCCCCAGCTGCGTGCGGGCATCATCGCCGACGGCGGCAGCAGCCTCACGGCGAGCACGCGGTCGGTCAAGCAGCTCGGCTACCGGATCGCCCCCCTTCCGCCCCAGGGCAGGAAGCTCATGGTGCCGCCGGGCTACCGGGGCGCGCTCAACGGGCTCACGGAAGGGCTCGGCGACGGCGTACGGCTCGTCGGCGTCGGCCCCGCGCGGTTCGGGGAGACCTCCGTGACCCCGGACGGGCTGGTGACGTACAGCCCGGTCGCCGGATTCGCGGGCTACGACTCCTTCGACTACGTACTCGCCGACCCGGCGGAACGACTCACCCGCGCCCAGGTCACCGTCTACGTGGGGGACCTGACCATGACGCCGGGAGCCATCGCGGGCTGA
- a CDS encoding phosphodiester glycosidase family protein, with protein MTTRGAVAMSRAGAYALAACLLLSSCAPGGGGADDGGASPRAASLRPSVPAGAELTRSTRRLADGSPVRVGVIAVSPDAPLRVEAVHGTSLARSETVRAMAGTAGAWAAVNGSFFDIRSGPAFSGYEGDPLGVYVAEGSLLSEAAEGRTALILGGGSARPRIGEVTSSSSLAASDGAHRELDGINRTPGRILGCGGVGGDRLARTGEPMSAPAHNQLCVDEDEIVAFTGEWGAATPKGDGTEALLDRDGRVTALRSPAGGPVPRGGRVLSGTGEGAAWLRAHARPGAHLNVTSEVRDSRGVQLSGAETSVVGAGPALVRDGRRWINGEANGLTRAALDRREPRTAAGVTEDGTLLLVTFDGRQPGVSVGVSMPEAADIMIALGAKDAVNLDGGGSTTMVVDGEVGNRPTDSPGGRQTERAVATAVAVIAE; from the coding sequence GTGACTACCAGAGGGGCGGTCGCCATGAGCCGTGCGGGCGCGTACGCCCTGGCCGCCTGCCTGTTGCTGTCCTCCTGCGCTCCGGGCGGCGGCGGGGCCGACGACGGGGGCGCGTCGCCCAGGGCGGCAAGCCTTCGGCCCTCGGTGCCGGCCGGGGCCGAACTCACCCGGTCCACCCGCCGGCTCGCCGACGGAAGCCCGGTCCGGGTCGGCGTCATCGCCGTGTCCCCCGACGCGCCGCTGCGTGTGGAAGCGGTGCACGGCACCTCCCTCGCCCGCTCGGAGACCGTGCGCGCGATGGCCGGAACGGCGGGCGCCTGGGCCGCGGTGAACGGCTCCTTCTTCGACATCCGCAGCGGGCCCGCGTTCAGCGGCTACGAGGGAGACCCGCTCGGCGTGTACGTCGCCGAGGGCAGCCTGCTGAGCGAGGCCGCCGAGGGACGGACCGCCCTGATCCTCGGCGGGGGCTCGGCCAGGCCCCGGATCGGCGAGGTCACCTCGTCCTCCTCCCTGGCCGCATCCGACGGCGCGCACCGGGAGCTGGACGGGATCAACCGCACGCCCGGCCGCATCCTGGGGTGCGGGGGAGTGGGCGGCGACCGGCTCGCCCGGACCGGCGAACCCATGTCCGCCCCCGCGCACAACCAGCTGTGCGTGGACGAGGACGAGATCGTGGCCTTCACGGGCGAGTGGGGCGCCGCCACCCCGAAGGGCGACGGCACGGAGGCGCTCCTCGACCGCGACGGACGGGTGACGGCGCTGCGGTCGCCCGCCGGAGGCCCCGTCCCCCGGGGCGGACGCGTCCTGAGCGGCACGGGCGAGGGCGCGGCCTGGCTCAGGGCCCACGCCCGGCCGGGGGCGCACCTGAACGTGACGTCCGAGGTCCGCGACAGCCGGGGCGTCCAACTGTCCGGCGCGGAGACCTCGGTGGTCGGTGCCGGCCCCGCGCTCGTCCGCGACGGCCGCCGCTGGATCAACGGCGAGGCCAACGGCCTGACCCGGGCCGCGCTCGACCGGCGGGAGCCCAGAACCGCCGCGGGTGTCACCGAGGACGGCACTCTGCTGCTGGTGACGTTCGACGGGCGGCAGCCGGGCGTCAGCGTCGGGGTGTCCATGCCGGAGGCGGCCGACATCATGATCGCGCTGGGGGCGAAGGACGCCGTCAACCTGGACGGTGGCGGATCGACCACGATGGTGGTCGACGGCGAGGTGGGGAACAGGCCGACCGACTCCCCGGGCGGCCGGCAGACCGAACGGGCGGTGGCCACCGCCGTCGCGGTGATCGCCGAATGA
- a CDS encoding 3-hydroxyacyl-CoA dehydrogenase NAD-binding domain-containing protein, whose product MSTTTELLKGAAELFPDEVVTQAHVRHLDLPAGAGRFALITLDNGLDHTKPTTFGPQSLANLDAAIDQVEKEAADGAITGVGITGKPFIFAVGADLKGVELLKEHKDALAIGKGGHDVFRRLSGLAVPTFAYYNGAAMGGGVEVGLHCSYRTVSKALPAFSLPEVFLGLVPGWGGCVLLPNLIGADRAVSVIIENSLNQNRQLKGKQVFELGIADALFEGADFLERSLVWTADVLNGTVAVERPEIDRGDAWDQAVARGRAIADSKVHGAAPAAYRALEIVAAAKDGDLSAGFDREDQALADLIMGGELRSGIYSFNLVQKRAKRPAGAPDKNLARPVTKVGVVGAGLMASQLALLFLRRLEVPVVLTDIDQERVDKGVGYVHAEIEKLLGKGRINQDKANRLKALVTGVLDKAEGFSDADFIIEAVFEEIGVKQQVFAEVEAVAPAHAILATNTSSLSVTEMASKLKNPERVVGFHFFNPVAILPLLEIVRGEQTDDASLATAFGVARKLKKTAVLVKDAPAFVVNRILTRFMGEIQNVIDEGTPVETAEKAIEPLGLPMSPLVLLELVGPAIGLHVSETLNRAFPERFTVSENLAAVVKAGKRGFYVYDSGAPVLDPEVAALLKQGDTVLTEEQVRDRVLDAVAQEIGLMLDEGVVAEAQDIDLCLITGAGWPFHLGGITPYLDREGVSERVNGKKFLAAGVASVPA is encoded by the coding sequence GTGAGCACCACCACCGAGCTTCTGAAGGGTGCGGCCGAGCTGTTCCCGGACGAGGTCGTCACCCAGGCGCACGTACGCCACCTGGACCTGCCGGCCGGTGCGGGGCGCTTCGCCCTCATCACGCTGGACAACGGCCTGGACCACACCAAGCCGACCACCTTCGGACCGCAGTCGCTGGCGAACCTCGACGCCGCGATCGACCAGGTCGAGAAGGAGGCCGCCGACGGCGCGATCACCGGCGTCGGCATCACCGGCAAGCCGTTCATCTTCGCGGTCGGCGCCGACCTCAAGGGCGTCGAGCTGCTCAAGGAGCACAAGGACGCGCTCGCCATCGGCAAGGGCGGCCACGACGTCTTCCGCCGCCTCTCCGGTCTCGCGGTGCCCACGTTCGCGTACTACAACGGCGCGGCGATGGGCGGCGGTGTCGAGGTCGGGCTGCACTGCTCGTACCGCACCGTCTCCAAGGCGCTGCCGGCGTTCTCGCTGCCCGAGGTCTTCCTCGGTCTGGTCCCCGGCTGGGGCGGCTGCGTGCTGCTGCCGAACCTGATCGGCGCCGACCGCGCGGTCTCGGTGATCATCGAGAACTCGCTGAACCAGAACCGCCAGCTCAAGGGCAAGCAGGTCTTCGAGCTCGGCATCGCGGACGCGCTCTTCGAGGGCGCGGACTTCCTGGAGCGGTCCCTCGTCTGGACCGCGGACGTGCTCAACGGCACGGTCGCCGTGGAGCGCCCCGAGATCGACCGCGGGGACGCCTGGGACCAGGCCGTCGCGCGCGGCCGGGCCATCGCCGACTCCAAGGTGCACGGTGCGGCCCCGGCCGCGTACCGCGCGCTGGAGATCGTCGCCGCGGCCAAGGACGGCGACCTGTCCGCCGGCTTCGACCGCGAGGACCAGGCCCTGGCGGACCTGATCATGGGCGGCGAGCTGCGGTCCGGGATCTACTCCTTCAACCTGGTCCAGAAGCGCGCCAAGCGCCCGGCCGGGGCCCCGGACAAGAACCTGGCGCGCCCGGTCACCAAGGTCGGCGTGGTGGGCGCGGGCCTGATGGCCAGCCAGCTCGCCCTGCTCTTCCTGCGCCGCCTGGAGGTGCCGGTCGTGCTGACCGACATCGACCAGGAGCGCGTCGACAAGGGTGTGGGCTACGTCCACGCCGAGATCGAGAAGCTGCTCGGCAAGGGCCGCATCAACCAGGACAAGGCCAACCGCCTGAAGGCCCTGGTCACCGGTGTGCTGGACAAGGCGGAGGGCTTCTCCGACGCCGACTTCATCATCGAGGCGGTCTTCGAGGAGATCGGCGTCAAGCAGCAGGTGTTCGCGGAGGTCGAGGCGGTCGCCCCGGCGCACGCGATCCTCGCCACCAACACCTCGTCCCTCTCGGTCACCGAGATGGCGTCGAAGCTGAAGAACCCCGAGCGGGTCGTCGGCTTCCACTTCTTCAACCCGGTCGCGATCCTGCCGCTCCTGGAGATCGTGCGCGGCGAGCAGACGGACGACGCCTCGCTGGCCACCGCCTTCGGTGTGGCCCGCAAGCTGAAGAAGACCGCGGTGCTGGTGAAGGACGCCCCGGCGTTCGTCGTCAACCGCATCCTCACCCGCTTCATGGGCGAGATCCAGAACGTCATCGACGAGGGCACCCCGGTCGAGACCGCGGAGAAGGCCATCGAGCCCCTCGGCCTGCCGATGTCCCCGCTGGTGCTCCTGGAGCTCGTCGGCCCGGCGATCGGCCTGCACGTCTCCGAGACCCTGAACCGCGCCTTCCCGGAGCGCTTCACGGTCTCCGAGAACCTGGCGGCCGTCGTGAAGGCCGGCAAGCGCGGCTTCTACGTCTACGACTCCGGCGCGCCGGTCCTCGACCCCGAGGTCGCCGCCCTCCTCAAGCAGGGCGACACCGTCCTGACCGAGGAGCAGGTCCGCGACCGCGTCCTGGACGCGGTGGCCCAGGAGATCGGCCTGATGCTGGACGAGGGCGTCGTGGCCGAGGCCCAGGACATCGACCTCTGCCTGATCACGGGCGCCGGCTGGCCCTTCCACCTGGGCGGCATCACGCCGTACCTGGACCGCGAGGGCGTCTCGGAGCGCGTGAACGGGAAGAAGTTCCTGGCGGCGGGCGTGGCCAGCGTTCCGGCGTAA
- a CDS encoding thiolase family protein — translation MPRTIRDVVFVDGVRTPFGKAGPKGIYHETRADDLVVKAIRELLRRNPDLDPKKIDEVAIAATTQIGDQGLTLGRTAGILAGLPQSVPGYSIDRMCAGALTAVTSTAGSIAFGAYDVVVAGGVEHMGRHPMGEGVDPNPRFVSEKLVDESALFMGMTAENLHDRYPTITKERADAYAVRSQEKAAKAYANGKIQQDLVPVSVRRTNAEAGETGWGLVTADEPMRPGTSMESLANLKTPFRAHGRVTAGNAAGLNDGATASLLAAEDVARELGLPVKMRLVSYAFAGVEPEVMGYGPIPATEKALAQAGLSITDIGLFEINEAFAVQVLAFLEHYGIADDDARVNQYGGAIAYGHPLASSGVRLMTQLARQFEEHPEVRYGLTTMCVGFGMGATVVWENPHFENAGGDK, via the coding sequence GTGCCTCGTACCATCCGGGACGTCGTCTTCGTAGACGGCGTCCGCACCCCGTTCGGCAAGGCGGGCCCGAAGGGCATCTACCACGAGACCCGCGCCGACGATCTCGTCGTGAAGGCCATCCGGGAGCTGCTGCGCCGCAACCCGGACCTGGACCCCAAGAAGATCGACGAGGTCGCCATCGCCGCGACCACGCAGATCGGTGACCAGGGCCTGACCCTCGGCCGTACCGCCGGCATCCTCGCCGGTCTGCCGCAGTCCGTCCCGGGCTACTCCATCGACCGCATGTGCGCGGGCGCCCTGACCGCCGTCACCTCGACGGCCGGCTCCATCGCCTTCGGCGCGTACGACGTCGTCGTCGCCGGCGGTGTCGAGCACATGGGCCGCCACCCGATGGGCGAGGGCGTGGACCCGAACCCGCGGTTCGTGTCGGAGAAGCTGGTCGACGAGTCCGCCCTCTTCATGGGCATGACCGCGGAGAACCTGCACGACCGGTACCCCACGATCACCAAGGAGCGCGCCGACGCCTACGCGGTGCGGTCGCAGGAGAAGGCCGCCAAGGCGTACGCCAACGGCAAGATCCAGCAGGACCTGGTGCCGGTCTCGGTGCGCCGCACGAACGCGGAGGCCGGTGAGACGGGCTGGGGCCTGGTCACCGCCGACGAGCCGATGCGCCCGGGCACCTCCATGGAGTCCCTGGCCAACCTGAAGACCCCGTTCCGCGCCCACGGCCGCGTCACCGCCGGTAACGCCGCGGGCCTCAACGACGGCGCCACCGCCTCGCTGCTCGCCGCCGAGGACGTCGCCCGCGAGCTGGGCCTCCCGGTCAAGATGCGCCTCGTCTCGTACGCCTTCGCGGGCGTCGAGCCGGAGGTCATGGGCTACGGACCGATCCCGGCCACCGAGAAGGCCCTCGCCCAGGCCGGTCTTTCCATCACGGACATCGGTCTCTTCGAGATCAACGAGGCGTTCGCCGTACAGGTGCTGGCGTTCCTGGAGCACTACGGCATCGCCGACGACGACGCCCGCGTCAACCAGTACGGCGGCGCGATCGCCTACGGTCACCCGCTGGCCTCCTCCGGCGTCCGGCTGATGACGCAGCTGGCCCGCCAGTTCGAGGAGCACCCCGAGGTCCGTTACGGCCTCACGACCATGTGCGTCGGCTTCGGCATGGGCGCCACGGTCGTCTGGGAGAACCCGCACTTCGAGAACGCCGGAGGCGACAAGTGA